In a single window of the Desulfocurvibacter africanus subsp. africanus DSM 2603 genome:
- a CDS encoding DUF2157 domain-containing protein — MPDDPARISHAPHIEPLSAIAGPGSPFLAVIIGIDTNKYFNNPEHMKTNRKHASVVHNALEHWNRAGLLDDTTALALQQDIEVISFDWKRLAKYSFWIALICIVTAIGAALADDVLLALLESLFDAPYSVKFFGLSGLSGAIYWFGIKRRKKHPHKIFSNEAILFLGVLATAGAIYQLGRVFDSGSGHFSILLLLAFLVYGLLGFHFRSNLVWLFALTSLGSWMGTETGYVSGWGAYYLGMNYPLRFVLFGAVLCAVALTLEKKGWFAHLSRSTLAMGLLYLFIALWIMSIFGNYGDMDSWERIRQIELFHWSLLFGLVAAGAVYHGLRYENGMTKGFGITFLLINLYTRFFEHFWDASHKAVFFGLLGISFWLLGSRAEKIWHLGAQKKEPCEVA, encoded by the coding sequence ATGCCGGACGACCCTGCCCGAATTTCACACGCTCCTCACATCGAACCACTCTCGGCAATTGCCGGGCCTGGATCTCCCTTCCTGGCCGTAATAATTGGAATTGACACGAACAAATATTTCAATAATCCTGAACACATGAAGACAAATCGCAAGCACGCCAGTGTGGTTCACAATGCCCTTGAGCATTGGAACCGCGCGGGACTTCTCGATGACACGACGGCACTGGCGCTTCAACAGGATATTGAAGTCATTTCTTTCGATTGGAAGAGATTGGCAAAGTATTCTTTCTGGATTGCCTTGATCTGCATCGTGACCGCCATTGGCGCTGCCCTTGCCGACGATGTGTTGCTCGCGCTTCTAGAGTCTCTTTTCGATGCGCCCTACAGCGTAAAGTTTTTCGGGCTGTCCGGTCTATCCGGGGCAATCTACTGGTTCGGAATCAAGAGGCGCAAAAAGCATCCCCACAAGATTTTCAGCAACGAAGCGATTCTTTTCCTCGGCGTCCTGGCCACTGCCGGGGCAATTTATCAGCTGGGGCGGGTGTTCGATTCGGGAAGCGGCCATTTCTCGATCCTTCTGCTGCTGGCGTTTCTGGTGTACGGGCTTCTCGGCTTCCATTTCAGGTCGAACCTGGTCTGGCTGTTCGCCCTGACTTCTCTTGGCAGTTGGATGGGCACGGAGACAGGCTATGTCTCTGGCTGGGGCGCCTATTACCTGGGCATGAATTATCCTCTACGTTTCGTGCTCTTCGGGGCTGTCCTGTGCGCAGTCGCCCTGACTCTCGAAAAGAAAGGCTGGTTTGCGCACCTTTCTCGTTCAACCCTGGCCATGGGCTTGCTCTACCTGTTCATTGCACTTTGGATCATGTCGATATTCGGCAATTACGGAGACATGGATTCCTGGGAAAGAATCAGGCAGATCGAGCTGTTCCACTGGTCGCTTCTGTTCGGCCTGGTAGCAGCCGGAGCGGTTTACCACGGCCTGCGCTACGAGAACGGAATGACGAAAGGCTTTGGCATCACGTTCCTGTTGATCAACCTATACACCCGTTTCTTTGAGCATTTCTGGGACGCCAGCCACAAAGCTGTCTTCTTCGGGCTATTGGGAATCAGTTTCTGGCTGTTGGGCAGCCGGGCGGAAAAGATCTGGCATCTGGGCGCGCAGAAGAAGGAACCTTGCGAGGTTGCCTAG
- a CDS encoding glycogen/starch/alpha-glucan phosphorylase, giving the protein MIENTPGAISRDFCHHLYYSQGKVRRTASMYDIAMSTSLAVRDRMLHRYVATLQRLVEQDFRIVAYLSAEFLVGPQLGNNLLCLELTEAARQGLAVSGLDLDEIMGQEIEPGLGNGGLGRLAACYLDSLASLDVPAIGYGIHYEFGLFSQAIVDGWQVEKADRWLRMGSPWELVRPDMAYQVGFGGRTISYTDTHGRYCARWEPEQVIRGIACDIPIPGYRSQLTIPLRLWRAEAVEEFDLATYNMGNYMGAVLGKIESENVTKVLYPVDEMESGKRLRLRQEYFFASCSLQDMLRIHMFKGKAPQAFNETYAVQLNDTHPAIAVAELMRLLVDVHGLDWETAWETTQKTFAYTNHTLLSEALERWPVGMFGSILPRHLEIIYEINRRFLDMVRAMRPGDEGLVSRLSLIDESGERYVRMAHLACVGSHAVNGVAALHTELLKSTVLEDFHALWPERIRNVTNGVTPRRWLGLSNPRLAALLDKSLGTEWVREWEATSGRLAAYAGDAGFRARWREIKSANKSALAQVVKERTGLDVDPNSLFDVQVKRIHEYKRQHLNVLHIVSRYLRLKNEPHTDLPPRTFIFAGKAAPSYYMAKLIIRLINGVSRVLERDQATRDRLKVVFLPNFNVGLGQTIYPAADLSEQISLAGKEASGTGNMKFMMNGALTIGTLDGANVEILEAVGGEDFFLFGLSAREVAEAKAGGYSPGSCLDGDPALREALELISSGFFGDGDGSLFRPLVDNLLYSDEYMLLADFKSYRACQERVDAAWRDQDAWSARSIRNVAGSGRFSSDRAIREYCQTIWGVKPLSRLGGGIHQNCAADIPIGER; this is encoded by the coding sequence ATGATCGAGAATACGCCCGGCGCAATCAGCAGAGATTTCTGCCACCATCTTTACTATTCACAGGGCAAGGTCAGACGCACCGCGTCCATGTATGACATTGCCATGTCCACGTCCCTCGCCGTGCGAGACCGGATGCTCCACCGGTATGTGGCCACACTGCAGCGCCTTGTGGAGCAAGATTTTCGCATTGTGGCCTATCTTTCCGCCGAGTTCCTTGTCGGGCCGCAGCTGGGCAACAATCTCCTGTGCCTGGAGCTGACCGAGGCCGCGCGGCAAGGGCTCGCGGTAAGCGGTTTAGACCTGGATGAAATCATGGGCCAGGAGATCGAGCCGGGGCTGGGCAATGGCGGCCTTGGCCGTTTGGCGGCCTGCTACCTGGATTCGCTGGCAAGCCTCGATGTTCCGGCCATCGGCTACGGCATTCACTACGAATTCGGTCTCTTCTCCCAGGCCATCGTCGACGGCTGGCAGGTGGAGAAAGCCGACAGATGGCTGCGCATGGGTTCGCCCTGGGAACTGGTGAGGCCAGACATGGCCTACCAGGTGGGCTTTGGCGGCCGAACGATCTCTTACACCGACACGCATGGGCGCTACTGTGCGCGCTGGGAGCCGGAACAGGTCATCCGCGGCATCGCCTGCGACATTCCGATTCCGGGCTACAGATCCCAGCTGACCATACCGCTGCGGCTCTGGCGGGCCGAGGCGGTCGAGGAGTTCGATCTCGCCACGTACAACATGGGCAATTACATGGGTGCCGTGCTGGGCAAGATCGAATCCGAGAACGTGACCAAGGTGCTCTATCCTGTCGATGAGATGGAATCCGGCAAGCGGCTGCGGCTCAGGCAGGAGTACTTCTTCGCTTCCTGCTCGCTGCAGGACATGCTGCGCATCCATATGTTCAAGGGAAAGGCGCCCCAGGCCTTCAATGAAACCTACGCTGTCCAGCTCAACGACACGCATCCGGCCATCGCCGTGGCCGAACTCATGCGGCTCCTCGTGGACGTGCACGGGCTCGACTGGGAAACGGCTTGGGAAACGACGCAAAAGACCTTCGCCTACACGAACCACACCCTGCTATCCGAGGCGCTGGAGCGCTGGCCCGTGGGCATGTTTGGCAGCATCCTGCCGCGCCATCTGGAGATCATCTACGAGATCAACCGCCGCTTCCTCGACATGGTGCGCGCCATGCGTCCTGGCGACGAAGGTCTCGTGTCCAGACTGTCGCTCATCGACGAGAGCGGCGAGCGCTACGTGCGCATGGCTCACCTTGCCTGCGTGGGCAGCCATGCGGTCAACGGCGTGGCCGCGCTGCACACGGAGCTGCTCAAGTCCACAGTGCTCGAGGACTTCCACGCCCTGTGGCCGGAGCGGATACGCAACGTGACCAACGGCGTCACGCCCAGGCGATGGCTGGGGCTGAGCAATCCCAGGCTTGCCGCGCTGCTCGACAAGAGCCTCGGCACGGAATGGGTCCGGGAGTGGGAGGCCACCAGCGGCCGCCTTGCGGCATACGCGGGCGACGCCGGATTCAGGGCCCGCTGGAGGGAGATCAAGAGCGCCAACAAGTCCGCCTTGGCCCAAGTGGTGAAAGAGCGCACCGGACTGGACGTGGATCCGAACTCGCTCTTCGATGTCCAGGTCAAGCGCATCCACGAGTACAAGCGGCAGCACCTGAACGTGCTGCACATCGTCAGCCGCTACCTGCGGCTGAAGAACGAGCCGCACACCGACCTGCCGCCAAGGACGTTCATCTTCGCAGGCAAGGCCGCGCCGAGCTACTACATGGCCAAGCTGATCATCCGGCTCATCAATGGCGTCTCCAGGGTTCTGGAGAGGGACCAGGCGACGCGGGATCGGCTGAAGGTGGTGTTCCTGCCCAATTTCAACGTGGGCCTTGGCCAAACGATCTACCCCGCGGCGGACCTGTCGGAGCAGATATCCCTGGCAGGCAAGGAGGCCTCGGGAACGGGCAACATGAAGTTCATGATGAACGGCGCGCTGACGATCGGAACCCTGGATGGCGCCAACGTCGAGATCCTCGAAGCGGTCGGCGGGGAGGATTTCTTCCTGTTCGGCCTCTCCGCGCGGGAAGTGGCCGAGGCCAAGGCGGGTGGCTACTCGCCGGGGAGCTGCCTCGACGGCGATCCGGCCCTGCGCGAGGCCCTTGAACTCATCTCCTCGGGCTTCTTCGGCGACGGGGACGGTTCGCTGTTCCGGCCGCTGGTGGATAACCTGTTGTATTCGGACGAGTACATGCTCCT